In Nicotiana tabacum cultivar K326 chromosome 2, ASM71507v2, whole genome shotgun sequence, the following proteins share a genomic window:
- the LOC142166855 gene encoding uncharacterized protein LOC142166855, which produces MGVTIPGFVIGIRPYRDEIKNAGIAALISAIAFEKVLKSGEETYLTALVEVKSDVQIEVPDCVEDLLKEFKDVMPPELPRELPPRREIDHRIELIPGSLPLVRPPYHMSPMELTELRKQLFELLDTGLIQPSKASYGALVLF; this is translated from the coding sequence ATGGGGGTGACAATCCCCGGCTTTGTGATAGGTATTCGGCCCTACAGGGATGAAATAAAGAACGCTGGGATTGCTGCTTTGATTTCTGCCATTGCATTTGAGAAAGTCTTGAAGAGTGGtgaggagacttacctcactgcACTCGTTGAAGTCAAGTCAGATGTGCAGATTGAGGTACCAGATTGTGTTGAAGATTTGCtgaaggaattcaaagatgtgATGCCTCCAGAATTGCCAAGGGAGTTACCACCAAGGAGGGAGATTGATCACAGGATTGAACTTATTCCTGGATCACTACCGCTTGTGCGACCTCCTTACCACATGTCGCCTATGGAACTGACTGAACTAAGGAAGCAATTGTTTGAGTTGCTTGATACTGGGTTGATTCAACCATCGAAGGCTTCATACGGTGCTCTTGTTTTGTTCTAG